Proteins from one Deltaproteobacteria bacterium genomic window:
- a CDS encoding TIGR04076 family protein has protein sequence MFDVKCTVKSVKGSCAAGYKKGDYFFVRGGLMIEAGEPNGLCMYALPALLPYLTAYCRETPEHDWINRKRELQCPDTDNAVIFGIERIGDR, from the coding sequence ATGTTTGACGTCAAGTGCACCGTTAAATCGGTCAAAGGATCCTGCGCCGCGGGGTATAAGAAGGGGGATTATTTTTTTGTCAGGGGCGGCCTGATGATCGAGGCCGGGGAACCGAATGGGCTCTGCATGTATGCCTTGCCTGCCCTTCTTCCCTATCTGACCGCCTATTGCCGGGAAACACCGGAGCATGACTGGATTAACAGGAAAAGGGAATTGCAATGTCCCGATACTGATAATGCCGTTATTTTTGGTATTGAAAGAATAGGGGACAGATAA
- a CDS encoding sulfurtransferase TusA family protein, protein MLSTAQLDLSGISWPVCLLKFKQNLLALKAGERLEVLGQDPDVADHIVLIVDRSEDRVIDRQIDGERFKLCIQKG, encoded by the coding sequence ATGCTTTCAACAGCGCAACTCGACCTTTCCGGGATTTCCTGGCCGGTCTGTCTGCTCAAGTTTAAACAGAACCTGCTGGCCTTAAAGGCAGGCGAGAGGCTGGAGGTTTTGGGACAGGATCCCGATGTGGCCGATCATATTGTCTTGATCGTGGATCGGTCCGAAGACAGGGTCATCGACCGTCAAATAGATGGGGAACGATTTAAGTTATGCATCCAAAAAGGATAG
- a CDS encoding 4Fe-4S dicluster domain-containing protein: protein MEINRRLFFKISGSLAAASLVGRDHSAQAAKTPSPSAEAYGCLVDTTLCIGCRMCEQACNERQRLSKPRESFEEPAVLERMRRMDETSYTVINRYGRKETNPSALKNPQTFVKFQCMHCQDPACVSACIVGALTKESSGPVTYNVGKCIGCRYCMIACPFQVPAYEYHNPLTPEVRKCTFCFKDIKEGRLPACVQICPREVITFGKRSELLHLAGWKIRTHPGRYQERIYGEKEVGGTSWLYLASAPFESIGFPRLGTEAPPRLTEAIQHGLFQSFAAPLVLFAALGGVMGLTGYLNNRKERSKAAKPPEKGDRP from the coding sequence ATGGAGATAAACAGAAGGCTCTTTTTTAAAATTTCGGGATCATTGGCGGCCGCTTCCTTAGTCGGCAGGGACCATTCCGCTCAGGCCGCCAAGACCCCTTCCCCTTCCGCAGAGGCTTATGGCTGCCTGGTGGATACGACCCTGTGTATCGGGTGCCGTATGTGTGAACAGGCCTGTAACGAACGGCAGCGGCTTTCCAAGCCCCGGGAATCCTTTGAAGAACCGGCGGTCCTGGAAAGAATGCGGCGGATGGATGAAACCTCTTATACCGTGATAAACCGCTATGGCCGGAAAGAGACCAATCCTTCGGCCTTGAAAAACCCGCAGACCTTTGTCAAATTTCAGTGCATGCATTGCCAGGACCCGGCCTGTGTTTCGGCCTGCATCGTGGGGGCCCTCACTAAGGAGTCCTCCGGACCGGTGACCTATAATGTCGGAAAATGCATCGGCTGCCGATACTGTATGATCGCCTGTCCATTCCAGGTTCCGGCCTATGAATATCACAATCCCTTGACCCCTGAAGTACGGAAATGTACCTTCTGCTTCAAAGATATCAAAGAGGGGAGATTGCCGGCCTGCGTTCAGATTTGCCCCCGGGAGGTGATCACCTTCGGGAAAAGATCGGAACTGCTCCATCTGGCCGGCTGGAAGATCAGAACCCACCCCGGCCGGTATCAGGAACGGATCTACGGGGAAAAGGAAGTCGGTGGGACTTCCTGGCTCTATCTGGCCTCCGCGCCTTTTGAGTCCATCGGTTTCCCCAGGCTGGGCACCGAGGCCCCGCCCAGGCTGACCGAGGCCATTCAACATGGTCTGTTTCAGTCTTTTGCCGCACCCCTGGTCCTGTTTGCCGCTTTAGGCGGGGTAATGGGATTGACCGGATATCTGAATAACAGAAAAGAGAGATCGAAAGCCGCCAAACCGCCGGAGAAAGGAGACAGGCCGTGA
- a CDS encoding sigma 54-interacting transcriptional regulator — MNEQEINRYWKKIVNTMSEGFMLVGPDGTIIMVNEAFERLTGYTSKEVIGRPCTILNCDACEMNLKGSGKAWCRLFVEGQVLKCRCHLMIKDGSYVPALKNAAVLKDEKGVALGAVEILTDLSELERLDQKVGLLSRQLEEDVGFHGMLGKSNPMQKLFDVVQKAANSEAPVIIYGESGTGKELVARAIHQLGRRKNEPFVQFNCAALNEALLESELFGHIKGAFTGAYRHRQGRFEAANRGDIFLDEIGDVPLSVQVKLLRVLETKQFEHVGDHHPISVDVRIITATNKNLEELIAQKKFRDDLFFRINVFPIHLPPLRERSEDIPLLVNTFVRRLRLRTGKKINGLSSAAMDCFMNYRWPGNVRELKSALEYAFVIAEKGLIDRDQLPSNIVEPKPPIPESIRPPLQANSFLEVDEFMISEPNSDEPGEKTALIKALQQCKGNQSQTARVLGINRVTVWNRMKKYGIDLKRVLSI; from the coding sequence ATGAACGAACAGGAAATCAATCGCTACTGGAAAAAGATCGTCAATACCATGAGTGAAGGCTTCATGCTGGTCGGCCCGGATGGGACCATTATCATGGTCAATGAAGCCTTTGAACGCCTCACCGGATATACCTCCAAAGAAGTTATTGGAAGGCCCTGCACGATATTGAACTGTGATGCCTGTGAAATGAACTTAAAGGGATCGGGAAAGGCCTGGTGCCGGTTATTCGTGGAGGGCCAGGTATTAAAATGCCGTTGTCATCTGATGATTAAGGACGGTTCTTACGTGCCGGCCCTGAAAAACGCCGCCGTCTTAAAGGACGAAAAGGGGGTGGCGCTGGGTGCTGTGGAAATCCTGACGGATCTTTCGGAACTGGAACGACTGGACCAGAAAGTAGGACTCCTCTCCCGGCAATTGGAGGAGGACGTCGGATTTCACGGTATGCTGGGCAAGTCAAACCCTATGCAAAAACTCTTCGATGTGGTTCAAAAGGCCGCCAACAGCGAGGCTCCGGTCATCATCTATGGGGAAAGCGGCACCGGAAAGGAACTGGTGGCCCGGGCCATCCATCAATTGGGCAGAAGAAAAAATGAACCCTTCGTCCAGTTCAATTGCGCTGCTTTAAACGAAGCCTTGCTGGAAAGTGAACTATTCGGTCACATAAAAGGCGCCTTTACGGGAGCCTACCGCCATCGACAGGGTCGCTTTGAAGCAGCCAACCGGGGGGATATTTTCCTGGATGAAATCGGAGATGTTCCTTTGTCCGTCCAGGTCAAATTGCTCCGGGTTCTGGAGACCAAGCAATTTGAGCATGTCGGGGATCACCATCCCATTTCGGTGGATGTCCGCATCATTACAGCTACTAATAAAAACCTGGAGGAATTAATCGCCCAAAAAAAATTCCGCGATGACCTTTTTTTCCGCATCAACGTTTTTCCTATCCATCTCCCCCCCTTACGGGAACGGTCTGAGGATATCCCCCTGCTGGTCAATACCTTTGTCCGTCGGCTGCGGTTGAGAACCGGGAAAAAAATTAACGGTCTGTCATCGGCCGCCATGGATTGTTTTATGAATTATCGTTGGCCCGGAAATGTCCGGGAACTAAAAAGTGCTCTGGAATATGCCTTTGTTATCGCCGAGAAGGGCTTAATCGATCGGGACCAATTGCCTTCCAACATTGTCGAACCGAAGCCGCCCATTCCCGAGTCAATCCGGCCTCCGCTGCAAGCCAACAGTTTTCTGGAGGTTGATGAATTTATGATCTCTGAACCAAATTCCGATGAACCGGGGGAAAAAACGGCCCTAATCAAAGCCTTGCAGCAATGCAAGGGCAATCAATCCCAAACGGCCCGTGTTTTGGGGATTAACCGGGTCACGGTCTGGAATCGGATGAAAAAATATGGGATTGATCTGAAAAGGGTCTTAAGTATTTAG